Proteins from one Choloepus didactylus isolate mChoDid1 chromosome 4, mChoDid1.pri, whole genome shotgun sequence genomic window:
- the LOC119531586 gene encoding choline-phosphate cytidylyltransferase A-like isoform X2 — protein MDTHSSAKVNARKRRKEAPGPNGATQEDGIPSKVPRSAVGLRQPAPFSDEIKVDSSKPYVRVTMEEACRGTPYDRPVRVYADGIFDLFHSGHARALMQAKNLFPNTYLIVGVCSDELTHNFKGFTVMNENERYDAVQHCRYVDEVVRNAPWTLTPEFLAEHRIDFVAHDDIPYSSAGSDDVYKHIKEAGMFAPTQRTEGISTSDIITRIVRDYDVYARRNLQRGYTAKELNVSFINEKKYHLQERVDKVKKKVKDVEERSKEFVQKKHMLKEGKGRMLQAISPKQSPSSSPTRERSPSPFRWPFSGKTSPPSSPANLSRHKAAAYDISEDEED, from the exons ATGGACACACACAGTTCAGCCAAAGTCAAtgcaagaaagaggaggaaagaggcaCCTGGACCCAATGGGGCAACACAGGAAGATGGAATTCCTTCAAAAGTGCCACGCTCTGCAGTAGGCTTACGGCAGCCAGCTCCTTTTTCTGATGAAATTAAAGTTGACTCTAGTAAGCCTTATGTCAGGGTAACTATGGAAGAAGCCTGCAGAGGAACTCCTTATGACCGGCCTGTGAGAGTTTATGCAGATGGAatatttgacttatttcactctggTCATGCCCGGGCTCTGATGCAAGCAAAGAACCTTTTCCCTAATACATATCTCATTGTGGGAGTCTGCAGTGATGAGCTGACGCACAACTTCAAAGGCTTCACggtgatgaatgaaaatgagcgCTACGATGCAGTGCAGCATTGCCGCTATGTGGATGAAGTGGTGAGGAATGCCCCCTGGACCCTGACACCCGAGTTCCTGGCAGAACACCGGATTGATTTTGTAGCCCATGATGACATCCCTTATTCTTCTGCTGGGAGTGATGATGTTTATAAGCACATCAAGGAAGCAGGCATGTTTGCTCCAACACAGAGGACAGAAGGTATCTCCACATCAGACATCATCACCCGAATTGTCCGGGACTATGATGTGTATGCGAGACGAAACCTACAGAGAGGCTACACAGCTAAGGAGCTCAATGTCAGCTTTATCAATGAGAAGAAATACCATTTGCAGGAGCGGGTTGACAAAgtaaagaagaaagtgaaagacGTGGAAGAAAGGTCAAAAGAATTTGTTCAGAAG AAACATAtgctgaaagaaggaaaaggccGGATGCTGCAGGCCATCAGTCCAAAGCAGAGTCCCAGCAGCAGCCCTACTCGTGAACGTTCCCCTTCCCCTTTTCGATGGCCCTTCTCTGGCAAGacttccccaccttcctctccagCAAACCTCTCCAGGCACAAGGCTGCAGCCTATGATATCAGTGAGGATGAAGAGGACTAA
- the LOC119531586 gene encoding choline-phosphate cytidylyltransferase A-like isoform X1 yields the protein MDTHSSAKVNARKRRKEAPGPNGATQEDGIPSKVPRSAVGLRQPAPFSDEIKVDSSKPYVRVTMEEACRGTPYDRPVRVYADGIFDLFHSGHARALMQAKNLFPNTYLIVGVCSDELTHNFKGFTVMNENERYDAVQHCRYVDEVVRNAPWTLTPEFLAEHRIDFVAHDDIPYSSAGSDDVYKHIKEAGMFAPTQRTEGISTSDIITRIVRDYDVYARRNLQRGYTAKELNVSFINEKKYHLQERVDKVKKKVKDVEERSKEFVQKVEEKSIDLIQKWEEKSREFIGSFLEMFGPEGALKHMLKEGKGRMLQAISPKQSPSSSPTRERSPSPFRWPFSGKTSPPSSPANLSRHKAAAYDISEDEED from the coding sequence ATGGACACACACAGTTCAGCCAAAGTCAAtgcaagaaagaggaggaaagaggcaCCTGGACCCAATGGGGCAACACAGGAAGATGGAATTCCTTCAAAAGTGCCACGCTCTGCAGTAGGCTTACGGCAGCCAGCTCCTTTTTCTGATGAAATTAAAGTTGACTCTAGTAAGCCTTATGTCAGGGTAACTATGGAAGAAGCCTGCAGAGGAACTCCTTATGACCGGCCTGTGAGAGTTTATGCAGATGGAatatttgacttatttcactctggTCATGCCCGGGCTCTGATGCAAGCAAAGAACCTTTTCCCTAATACATATCTCATTGTGGGAGTCTGCAGTGATGAGCTGACGCACAACTTCAAAGGCTTCACggtgatgaatgaaaatgagcgCTACGATGCAGTGCAGCATTGCCGCTATGTGGATGAAGTGGTGAGGAATGCCCCCTGGACCCTGACACCCGAGTTCCTGGCAGAACACCGGATTGATTTTGTAGCCCATGATGACATCCCTTATTCTTCTGCTGGGAGTGATGATGTTTATAAGCACATCAAGGAAGCAGGCATGTTTGCTCCAACACAGAGGACAGAAGGTATCTCCACATCAGACATCATCACCCGAATTGTCCGGGACTATGATGTGTATGCGAGACGAAACCTACAGAGAGGCTACACAGCTAAGGAGCTCAATGTCAGCTTTATCAATGAGAAGAAATACCATTTGCAGGAGCGGGTTGACAAAgtaaagaagaaagtgaaagacGTGGAAGAAAGGTCAAAAGAATTTGTTCAGAAGGTAGAGGAAAAAAGCATTGACCTCATTCAAAAATGGGAGGAGAAATCCCGAGAATTCATTGGAAGTTTCCTGGAAATGTTTGGTCCTGAAGGAGCACTGAAACATAtgctgaaagaaggaaaaggccGGATGCTGCAGGCCATCAGTCCAAAGCAGAGTCCCAGCAGCAGCCCTACTCGTGAACGTTCCCCTTCCCCTTTTCGATGGCCCTTCTCTGGCAAGacttccccaccttcctctccagCAAACCTCTCCAGGCACAAGGCTGCAGCCTATGATATCAGTGAGGATGAAGAGGACTAA